The following are from one region of the Phycisphaerales bacterium genome:
- the recR gene encoding recombination mediator RecR — translation MPKDTPKDRGPTRKPAGSKRPAPTPYPASVQRAIDELAALPGIGRRTAERLAFYLLKGPPDAAKSLAQAIAEMRTRSTPCPICGNLADEPPCRVCRAAVPGPDGNAARDASLVLVVEQPRDLFAIEASGAFAGVYHVLMGRLSPLEGVGPGDLNIADLLARVDDPARNAGGVRVKEVVLGLNPTLEGDATGLYLAEELERRGVGVSRLARGLPSGGQIDWASKAVLEDAIEGRRGF, via the coding sequence ATGCCCAAGGACACGCCCAAGGACAGGGGACCAACCCGTAAGCCCGCCGGATCGAAGCGTCCGGCCCCCACGCCCTACCCGGCGAGCGTGCAGCGGGCCATCGACGAGCTGGCCGCCCTGCCGGGCATCGGCCGCCGCACCGCCGAGCGGCTGGCGTTCTACCTGCTCAAGGGCCCGCCCGACGCGGCCAAGAGCCTCGCGCAGGCCATCGCCGAAATGCGAACGCGGTCGACGCCCTGCCCCATCTGCGGGAACCTCGCTGATGAGCCGCCGTGCCGCGTGTGCCGGGCGGCGGTGCCCGGGCCGGACGGAAACGCTGCGCGCGACGCCTCACTCGTCCTGGTCGTCGAGCAGCCGCGCGATCTGTTCGCCATCGAGGCCAGCGGCGCCTTCGCGGGCGTCTACCACGTCTTGATGGGGCGGCTGAGCCCCTTGGAGGGCGTCGGCCCGGGCGACCTGAACATCGCCGACCTGCTTGCTCGCGTCGACGACCCCGCGCGCAACGCCGGCGGCGTGCGCGTGAAGGAGGTCGTGCTGGGCTTAAACCCAACTCTCGAGGGCGACGCCACGGGCCTGTACCTGGCCGAAGAACTCGAAAGGCGCGGCGTGGGCGTCAGCCGCCTGGCGCGCGGCCTGCCCTCGGGCGGCCAGATCGATTGGGCGAGCAAGGCGGTGCTCGAGGACGCGATCGAGGGACGGCGGGGGTTCTAA
- a CDS encoding tyrosine-protein phosphatase — protein MTETPDAPAETPTTQKKSRRRLIAPVLVLLVLLAGIIWYADDGHELFWPKRWGVVQQDAIYRSGEPLPVATGRAVKAHGIRTIIDLGAHTPGTEEEIAAQQTAEELGVTRYRFGLIGDATGDPNDYVAALHLMNDPANQPVWVHCAAGSERTGMLIALHRIINEGWDVDRAYDETHQYDHDDNEYLRKMLDRWLPEIERAYRTGETIDYDPATDGLGAAGRGETNGGRTGPFKQLERAPEVLEGG, from the coding sequence ATGACCGAGACGCCCGACGCACCGGCCGAAACCCCCACCACCCAGAAGAAGTCCCGCCGGAGGCTGATCGCTCCCGTGCTGGTGCTGCTCGTGCTCCTGGCTGGCATCATCTGGTACGCCGATGATGGCCACGAGCTGTTCTGGCCCAAGCGATGGGGCGTGGTGCAACAGGACGCCATCTACCGCAGCGGCGAGCCGCTGCCCGTGGCGACGGGCCGGGCGGTCAAGGCCCACGGCATCCGCACGATCATCGACCTGGGCGCCCACACGCCCGGCACCGAGGAGGAGATCGCCGCCCAGCAAACCGCCGAGGAACTGGGCGTGACGCGCTACCGCTTCGGGCTGATCGGCGACGCAACGGGTGACCCCAACGACTACGTGGCGGCACTCCACCTGATGAACGACCCGGCCAATCAGCCCGTCTGGGTGCATTGCGCCGCCGGCAGCGAGCGCACGGGCATGCTCATCGCGCTCCATCGCATCATCAACGAGGGCTGGGACGTCGACCGCGCCTACGACGAGACGCACCAGTACGACCACGACGACAACGAGTACCTCCGCAAGATGCTCGACCGCTGGCTGCCCGAGATCGAGCGGGCGTACCGCACGGGCGAGACCATCGACTACGACCCGGCCACCGATGGCCTGGGCGCAGCCGGGCGGGGTGAAACGAATGGTGGGCGGACGGGGCCGTTCAAGCAGCTCGAGCGTGCGCCGGAAGTGCTGGAGGGCGGCTGA
- a CDS encoding menaquinone biosynthesis protein: MDPIRVACVQYLNTAPLVEGLEKLEGLTLIPAVPADIAPMVRSGEADVGLASVVDAVGEPELVILPAGMIGCDGPTLTVRLFSTMPLDQVSTVAADADSHTSVALARVLLAETFGVTPRFVPFNAIERIALEGDTVEQDGDGWPACLLLIGDKVVTHSPPAVRYPHQLDLGEAWKELTGLPFVYAAWQCRADALDGDEGRRRMALASAMLDRQRRHNQTRLDWLVQQWAPRARWPVDLAQRYIGQLLRYDLGAHEREAVERFFSLCNVHGVLSAGVPQFADVARPNPVPGNA; the protein is encoded by the coding sequence ATGGACCCTATCCGCGTCGCCTGCGTCCAGTACCTGAACACCGCGCCCCTGGTCGAAGGGCTGGAAAAGCTCGAGGGGCTCACCCTCATCCCCGCCGTGCCGGCGGATATTGCGCCGATGGTCCGTAGTGGCGAGGCGGATGTGGGGCTGGCGTCGGTCGTCGATGCGGTGGGCGAGCCCGAGCTTGTCATCCTGCCGGCGGGCATGATCGGCTGCGACGGGCCCACGCTGACGGTCCGGCTGTTCTCGACCATGCCGCTCGATCAGGTATCGACCGTGGCCGCCGACGCCGACAGTCATACGTCAGTTGCGCTCGCGCGCGTACTGCTGGCCGAGACGTTCGGCGTGACGCCCCGGTTCGTGCCGTTCAACGCGATCGAGCGCATCGCGCTGGAGGGGGACACCGTCGAGCAAGACGGAGACGGCTGGCCCGCCTGCCTGCTGCTCATCGGCGACAAGGTCGTCACCCACAGCCCCCCGGCCGTGCGTTATCCCCACCAGCTCGACTTGGGCGAGGCATGGAAAGAGCTCACGGGCCTGCCCTTCGTCTATGCGGCGTGGCAGTGCCGGGCCGACGCGCTCGATGGCGATGAAGGCCGTCGGCGCATGGCGCTGGCCAGCGCGATGCTCGACCGCCAGCGGCGGCACAATCAGACGCGGCTGGACTGGCTCGTCCAGCAATGGGCTCCCCGCGCGCGCTGGCCGGTCGACCTCGCCCAACGCTACATCGGTCAGTTGCTGCGATACGACCTGGGCGCGCACGAGCGCGAGGCGGTGGAGCGTTTCTTTTCGCTGTGCAACGTGCACGGCGTGTTGTCCGCCGGGGTGCCCCAGTTTGCAGACGTTGCCCGCCCCAACCCGGTGCCCGGGAACGCCTGA
- the gatB gene encoding Asp-tRNA(Asn)/Glu-tRNA(Gln) amidotransferase subunit GatB → MTTATPDMSAAQRQAAEITNVRLVVGLEVHVELATASKMFTRARNPTSQAAADAQPNTLIDPVVLALPGALPVPNARAIELSIAVGLAMGCSIARVTRFDRKSYFYPDLPKAYQISQYDQPLCFDGLVEVPTFNDRGEVDPVGPRTPIRITRAHLEEDAGKLLHEAPGGRAIDHSIVDLNRAGTPLLEIVTEPDFTHAGQAEAFCRWLRHTVRLMGVSQGVLQEGHMRFEPNINCVLTLAGGQTITTPIVEVKNLNSFRAVVGAIEYEHRAQPERWRQDGRTMGPGAKATSGWDDANQRTIVQREKEDAHDYRYFPDPDLPPVRIEQAMLNGAQAIAAESWSDRLARLTDDLKLPVADASIILNDLATATLFEAAHALLLERGHDRAKAAKAVANAVTQKLASLANERSCTPGELPISSDQLAGLIDLRLAGEISSNGLDELLLSMASDPSDADARALAQSRGLLIVQDVDAIDTWCQAAIDAHPQAAEEVRGGKPQAIGRLIGHAMQQAQGAGDPKTIRARLLDMLG, encoded by the coding sequence ATGACGACCGCCACGCCCGACATGTCCGCCGCCCAGCGCCAGGCCGCCGAGATCACCAACGTCCGTCTGGTCGTCGGGCTGGAGGTGCACGTCGAATTGGCCACGGCCAGCAAGATGTTCACCCGGGCGCGTAACCCTACCTCGCAGGCCGCAGCCGATGCCCAGCCCAACACGCTGATCGACCCCGTGGTACTCGCGCTGCCCGGCGCCTTGCCGGTGCCCAATGCACGCGCCATCGAGCTTTCGATCGCCGTCGGGCTCGCGATGGGCTGCTCGATCGCCCGGGTCACGCGCTTCGATCGCAAGAGTTACTTCTACCCCGACCTGCCCAAGGCCTATCAGATCAGCCAGTACGACCAGCCGCTGTGCTTCGATGGCCTCGTCGAGGTGCCGACGTTCAACGATCGGGGCGAGGTCGATCCGGTCGGCCCGCGCACGCCCATCCGCATCACCAGGGCCCACCTCGAAGAAGACGCCGGAAAGCTGCTGCACGAGGCTCCCGGCGGACGCGCCATCGATCACTCCATCGTCGATCTCAACCGCGCGGGCACGCCCTTGCTCGAGATCGTCACCGAGCCCGACTTCACCCATGCCGGGCAGGCAGAGGCCTTCTGCCGGTGGCTACGCCACACGGTGCGGCTGATGGGCGTCAGCCAGGGCGTGCTGCAAGAGGGCCACATGCGCTTCGAGCCCAACATCAACTGCGTGCTCACACTGGCCGGCGGGCAGACCATCACCACGCCGATCGTCGAAGTCAAGAACCTCAACAGCTTCCGCGCCGTCGTCGGCGCCATCGAGTACGAGCACCGCGCGCAGCCCGAGCGTTGGCGCCAGGACGGCCGCACGATGGGCCCGGGCGCCAAGGCAACTTCCGGCTGGGACGACGCCAACCAGCGCACCATCGTGCAGCGTGAGAAGGAAGACGCCCACGACTACCGCTACTTCCCCGATCCCGATCTCCCCCCCGTCCGAATCGAGCAGGCCATGCTGAACGGCGCGCAAGCCATCGCCGCCGAATCCTGGAGCGATCGTCTGGCGAGACTCACGGACGACCTGAAACTGCCAGTCGCCGATGCTTCGATCATCCTGAACGACCTGGCAACCGCAACATTGTTCGAAGCCGCGCACGCGTTACTGCTCGAGCGCGGCCACGACCGGGCCAAAGCCGCCAAGGCCGTCGCAAACGCCGTGACGCAAAAGCTCGCCAGCCTGGCCAACGAGCGCAGCTGCACGCCCGGCGAACTGCCGATCTCCTCCGATCAACTGGCGGGCTTGATCGACCTGCGGCTGGCGGGCGAGATCAGCAGCAACGGCCTGGACGAGTTGCTCTTGTCGATGGCAAGCGATCCCAGCGACGCCGATGCGCGTGCGCTGGCCCAGTCGCGCGGACTGCTCATCGTGCAGGACGTCGACGCGATCGACACGTGGTGCCAGGCCGCCATCGATGCCCATCCACAAGCCGCCGAGGAAGTGCGCGGCGGCAAGCCCCAGGCCATCGGCCGCCTCATCGGCCACGCCATGCAACAGGCTCAAGGCGCGGGCGATCCCAAGACCATCCGGGCGCGCCTGCTCGACATGCTGGGCTGA
- a CDS encoding type II secretion system protein — MSTPLGTPTNPSRRGFSMLELLITMGIVAVLLGLSLPSLRYVRYAANGAVCATNLRQIGIGWRQYVDDHQAMPFREDADWKYGGASFFGADRRAVLASDRPMNGYIVTESEQEADSLAYLFRSPLDRGYSWTEASGKPVTQDVFPQPTVFERFGTSYRANPLLLDQRLTDPEAGPGPLAEHEIQTMPSRLLLIAVPQWQIVVDREWRVDASWHPEPDTGNVLFLDGSVRLTNFADDLGDEYEYLPHPVPGPRPHIGTPPIPSIFD; from the coding sequence ATGAGCACGCCCCTGGGCACGCCAACCAACCCATCGCGTCGCGGGTTCTCGATGCTCGAGTTGCTCATCACGATGGGCATCGTGGCGGTGCTGCTGGGCCTGTCGCTGCCGTCGCTCCGATACGTCCGATACGCCGCCAACGGCGCCGTGTGCGCGACGAACCTTCGGCAGATCGGCATCGGTTGGCGCCAGTACGTCGATGATCACCAGGCCATGCCCTTCCGCGAAGATGCCGATTGGAAGTACGGCGGGGCCTCGTTCTTCGGCGCCGATCGAAGGGCCGTGCTGGCCAGCGATCGGCCGATGAACGGCTACATCGTGACCGAGAGCGAGCAGGAGGCCGACAGTCTGGCGTACCTCTTCCGCTCGCCGCTGGATCGCGGCTACAGCTGGACCGAGGCGTCGGGCAAGCCGGTGACCCAGGACGTGTTTCCCCAGCCCACGGTGTTCGAGCGATTCGGCACCAGCTACCGCGCGAATCCGCTGCTGCTCGACCAGCGGCTGACCGACCCCGAGGCGGGGCCGGGCCCATTGGCCGAGCACGAGATCCAGACCATGCCCAGCCGGCTGCTGCTCATCGCGGTTCCGCAATGGCAGATCGTGGTCGACCGGGAATGGCGCGTGGACGCGTCGTGGCACCCCGAGCCCGACACGGGCAACGTCCTGTTCCTGGACGGGTCGGTTCGGCTTACGAATTTCGCCGACGACCTGGGCGACGAGTACGAGTACCTGCCGCACCCCGTGCCCGGCCCACGCCCGCACATCGGCACGCCTCCGATTCCCTCGATCTTCGATTAG
- a CDS encoding LptF/LptG family permease — MRLLDRTIGRQYLINVLLLLLILGSFIVVVDASLNLHRYVRYAGEHDAFVSKVLATISVIWSLWWPRLLQLFNFTLGFVLVAALGFTAAQLVARRELVAILASGISLWRAMAPVMVVALGFMLVGVANQELVLPRIVGVLLADDPRVTREDARIGVTNLPTTPDASGRLFFASVFDPDAGEMQGVKIWERNEVGVPTRLISAERATWDGSAWVLVGGVAQPVGRAGEPEAVDRIQTEMDPSALAVRRFAGLGQHLSFATLGRMLDQDKSLTPELRRRLQRDRWGRVGAWVATALSLVIALPFFVTREPRNMGIQAAKCAPIVLAALVLSVLGVSAPIAGMPGWLSVFLPAMLLAPAAAAAATSVQT, encoded by the coding sequence GTGCGACTGCTCGATCGGACCATCGGAAGGCAGTACCTCATCAACGTGCTGCTGCTGCTGCTGATCCTCGGCAGCTTCATCGTCGTGGTCGATGCTTCGCTCAACCTGCATCGGTACGTTCGCTACGCCGGCGAGCACGATGCGTTTGTTTCCAAGGTGCTGGCCACGATCTCGGTCATCTGGAGCCTGTGGTGGCCCAGGCTGCTGCAACTGTTCAACTTCACGCTGGGGTTCGTGCTCGTGGCGGCGCTCGGCTTTACGGCCGCCCAGCTCGTGGCCCGGCGAGAGTTGGTGGCCATCCTGGCCAGCGGCATCAGCCTGTGGCGGGCCATGGCGCCGGTCATGGTGGTCGCGCTGGGGTTCATGCTGGTGGGCGTGGCCAATCAGGAGCTGGTCCTGCCGCGGATCGTGGGCGTGTTGTTGGCCGATGATCCGCGCGTCACGCGGGAAGACGCACGGATCGGGGTGACGAACCTTCCCACGACGCCCGATGCGAGCGGCCGGCTGTTCTTCGCCAGCGTGTTCGACCCCGACGCGGGCGAGATGCAGGGCGTCAAGATCTGGGAGCGCAACGAGGTAGGCGTGCCGACGCGGCTGATCTCGGCCGAACGGGCGACGTGGGACGGCTCGGCCTGGGTGTTGGTCGGCGGCGTGGCCCAGCCGGTGGGGCGTGCGGGAGAGCCCGAAGCGGTCGATCGGATCCAGACGGAGATGGACCCGAGCGCCTTGGCCGTGCGCCGCTTTGCCGGCTTGGGCCAGCACCTGAGCTTCGCGACGCTCGGACGCATGCTTGATCAGGACAAGAGCCTGACGCCCGAGTTGCGCCGCCGCCTGCAACGCGACCGGTGGGGCCGTGTTGGGGCCTGGGTCGCCACGGCGCTGTCGCTGGTCATTGCCCTGCCGTTCTTCGTCACGCGTGAGCCGCGGAACATGGGCATCCAGGCGGCCAAGTGCGCCCCGATCGTGCTGGCGGCCCTGGTGCTGTCGGTTCTTGGTGTTTCGGCCCCGATTGCGGGCATGCCCGGATGGCTCAGCGTGTTCCTGCCCGCGATGCTGCTGGCGCCGGCGGCGGCCGCAGCGGCGACCAGCGTCCAAACGTAG
- a CDS encoding LptF/LptG family permease: MRVSWTLIGHITIELWRHVLLITAVLVLVTAFGATVQHYAKGQLTAVDTLKFMGLAAVPMLAYAIPFSGALAGTLAYHRMAQDREIMAAQAGGMSLVALLMPAIVTGVVLTASLGVLSEQVIPRFLQRMGEVASGQAAGLISRAIERGEAVQVEGFLLYADQVFTPEVDQPGVQAHLVLLGAHLVKLDPEGEMVSWGAAERADLYVMKPREITEADLVSADEAPGAPGERVSEVIYRVREAVGDAGRLADGKVGEFQDTLFMPGGAGDRPKFLTWGEMRRAYENPDPLGPIDAARRDLAFHLALRMVIERTVGELRGGGAVQMLGADGSTLVLRAGGIEWDDDSQAWRLAQRGSQPIVVERYRPERGGSRSFDRFEIERATIEANLTGDPSNRGMELMLLGENVRTAVAQGPDTGSRVGGVREEMTLGPLKVESDPVSQMLAMSSNELLAAVAAHNERWGGEDPFLTPPTEDLRKRIAKTRREILGTHQERLALSASALILAIAGAVAAIRFQEAPPLTAYLAAFLPALAMVLVISTGQEMVEDYGVVGLPLLWGGPLVLAGLVAWTSLRISGRKG; encoded by the coding sequence GTGCGTGTCTCCTGGACCCTGATCGGGCACATCACGATCGAGCTGTGGCGGCACGTGCTGCTGATCACGGCCGTGCTGGTGCTGGTGACGGCCTTCGGCGCCACGGTGCAGCACTATGCCAAGGGCCAACTCACGGCGGTCGACACGTTGAAGTTCATGGGCCTGGCGGCCGTTCCGATGCTGGCATATGCCATCCCGTTCTCCGGTGCGCTGGCGGGCACGCTGGCGTACCACCGCATGGCTCAGGACCGGGAGATCATGGCCGCCCAGGCCGGGGGCATGAGCCTGGTGGCCCTTCTGATGCCGGCCATCGTGACGGGGGTGGTGCTGACGGCGTCGCTTGGCGTGCTGAGCGAGCAGGTGATCCCCAGGTTCTTGCAACGCATGGGCGAGGTGGCGTCGGGCCAGGCCGCCGGGCTCATCAGCCGCGCCATCGAGCGAGGCGAGGCCGTGCAGGTCGAGGGTTTCCTGCTCTATGCCGATCAGGTGTTTACGCCCGAGGTCGACCAGCCCGGCGTGCAGGCCCACCTGGTGCTCCTGGGCGCCCACCTGGTGAAGCTCGATCCCGAAGGCGAGATGGTCAGTTGGGGCGCGGCCGAGCGAGCCGACCTGTACGTCATGAAGCCCCGTGAGATTACCGAGGCCGACCTGGTCTCGGCTGACGAGGCGCCCGGCGCCCCGGGCGAGCGCGTCAGCGAGGTGATCTATCGCGTGCGCGAGGCGGTGGGTGACGCGGGTCGCCTGGCCGACGGCAAGGTCGGCGAGTTCCAGGACACGCTGTTCATGCCCGGGGGCGCCGGAGACAGGCCGAAGTTCCTGACCTGGGGCGAGATGCGCCGGGCGTACGAGAATCCCGATCCGCTGGGCCCCATCGATGCGGCCCGGCGCGACCTGGCATTCCACCTGGCGCTGCGCATGGTCATCGAACGCACGGTGGGTGAGTTGCGTGGGGGTGGGGCCGTGCAGATGCTCGGCGCCGATGGATCGACGCTCGTGCTGCGGGCTGGCGGCATCGAGTGGGACGACGATTCGCAGGCCTGGCGGCTGGCCCAACGGGGATCGCAGCCGATCGTGGTGGAGCGATATCGGCCCGAGCGTGGTGGCTCTCGCTCCTTCGACCGATTCGAGATCGAGCGTGCCACCATCGAAGCCAACCTGACGGGCGATCCTTCGAATCGCGGCATGGAGCTCATGCTCCTGGGCGAGAACGTACGCACGGCGGTAGCCCAGGGGCCCGATACTGGCTCGCGCGTGGGCGGCGTGCGCGAGGAGATGACGCTCGGGCCGCTCAAGGTCGAGAGCGATCCGGTTTCTCAGATGCTCGCGATGTCGAGCAATGAACTGCTGGCGGCCGTTGCGGCCCACAACGAACGGTGGGGTGGCGAAGATCCCTTCTTGACCCCGCCCACCGAAGACCTGCGCAAGCGCATCGCCAAGACGCGCCGGGAGATCCTGGGCACGCACCAGGAGCGACTGGCGCTGAGCGCTTCGGCCCTGATCCTGGCGATCGCCGGGGCGGTTGCGGCCATCCGATTCCAGGAAGCGCCGCCGCTGACGGCCTACCTGGCGGCGTTCCTGCCGGCGCTGGCAATGGTCCTGGTTATCTCGACCGGGCAGGAAATGGTGGAGGACTACGGCGTCGTGGGGTTGCCTCTGCTGTGGGGCGGCCCGCTGGTCCTGGCGGGGCTGGTGGCGTGGACGTCGCTGCGCATCAGCGGGCGGAAAGGCTGA
- a CDS encoding glycosyltransferase family A protein, with the protein MGPDIDQLPLTSFIIPCYNHGRFVDDAVRSCMLQIDAEVEVIVVDDGSDDGATPQACDALADDDVRVIRQPNAGLPAARNAGAKLARGEHLVFLDADDWVEIDFVTRLRGHMELLRELKQADEVSHVYCQERLTDLGNNVVWRVPEWDPILLMVTNLHPVTCLIRRDRFEAVGGFDETMTEGYEDWDLWLRFAERGWRGERWPEPLFNWRRHSHQTMIDDAVARHEALYRRLLENHRDFFDAHALDVAVRANALLRRADAHWIDESGVPIELQYLHAVRDAYHASGAIAMARRLDRLTPGMLKRFVRQVIGRGANTLDHPLSQPPDEKPEA; encoded by the coding sequence ATGGGTCCCGACATCGACCAACTGCCGCTGACTAGCTTCATCATTCCCTGCTACAACCACGGCCGGTTCGTGGATGACGCCGTCCGGTCCTGCATGCTCCAGATCGATGCCGAGGTCGAAGTCATCGTGGTCGACGACGGCTCGGACGATGGCGCCACCCCCCAGGCCTGCGACGCACTGGCGGACGATGACGTCCGGGTCATCCGCCAGCCCAACGCCGGCCTGCCCGCCGCCCGCAATGCCGGGGCCAAGTTGGCCCGGGGTGAGCACCTGGTGTTCCTCGACGCCGACGATTGGGTGGAGATTGACTTCGTCACCCGCCTGCGCGGGCACATGGAGCTTCTTCGGGAACTCAAGCAAGCGGATGAGGTGAGCCATGTTTACTGCCAGGAGCGCCTGACCGATCTGGGCAACAACGTCGTCTGGCGGGTGCCCGAGTGGGACCCGATCCTGCTCATGGTCACCAACCTGCACCCGGTCACCTGCCTCATCCGCCGGGACCGCTTCGAGGCCGTTGGCGGCTTCGACGAGACCATGACCGAGGGCTACGAAGACTGGGACCTCTGGCTCCGCTTTGCCGAGCGAGGCTGGCGGGGCGAGCGCTGGCCCGAGCCGCTCTTCAACTGGCGCCGCCACAGCCACCAGACGATGATCGACGATGCGGTCGCCCGGCACGAGGCGCTCTACCGCCGCCTGCTGGAGAACCACCGCGATTTCTTCGACGCCCACGCCCTCGACGTAGCCGTCCGCGCCAACGCCCTGCTCCGCCGCGCCGATGCCCACTGGATCGACGAATCGGGCGTGCCCATCGAACTCCAGTACCTCCACGCCGTCCGCGACGCGTACCACGCCTCGGGCGCCATCGCGATGGCCCGCAGGCTCGATCGCCTGACGCCGGGGATGCTGAAGCGGTTCGTGCGCCAGGTGATCGGCCGCGGCGCGAACACCCTCGACCACCCTTTGTCGCAACCGCCCGACGAAAAACCGGAAGCCTGA